The region ACGCCTAGAGCCATAGCCATGGTGATATTCACATCAGCCGACGGAACTACCTTCAAATAAGGAACTCCAAGCCAATGTTGTGCTGGATAAGGCAAGAAATCGATTGGAACTAAGTCCATGATATTCATTAGCAATACCCAACAAAAGATAGTCAGTGCCAGCGGTGCTATAAGCGGATTGCGGCCATGAAAGGTGTCTTTGACGTTCTGATCGACAAATTCCACCAAAATTTCCACAAAACACTGTAGCTTGCCTGGTACACCTACTGTTGCCTTCTTCGCAACTGAACGGAAAATCCAAAGGAAAACCAATCCAGTAAACAAAGAAAAAAACAGGCTATCGATATGAACGTTCCAGAAACTCGTTTCACTAATATGCCAGCCCAAATCAAAGTGCTCAGAAATACGAGCCAATGATAGGTTTGACAAATGGTGATCGATATAACCGGAAGGTGTAAGCGCTTCACCTGGCGCAGCCATAACTCATCCTATTTTTTTGTTGTTAATAAATAGTACTGGCGCACAGATATTGATACCCAGAGCCAGTAAATAGGCCAGTTTCAGAGGAACAAGTTCCACCTGGACATACATGTAAGCCGCAGAAAAGAGTGCAATGGTAATGAGGATTTTCAATGCTTCGCCTGTGTAGAAGGACGCGGTGATGCGTTTTGCAGCCCGAGCCCCACCAAACATAAAAGCACATAGCGCGAATACAGCATTAGCGATGACAAAAATGCCCCCGCCTATTAGCGCAGAAAGTCCCCATTCAGCATTAACCACAACAGCCATTCCTGTTGCCAAAATAATAACCGCGAAGAACTGGATCAATAACAATTGCTTTGCGAGCTCTCGTCCTGGTCTAGCTATCGCAGCTACCATGTATTCTTACCTCACATAATCGTCGCAGACTCAACAACACAAAGTCTGAGACCATGCTAAAAAAATTTTATACATCCGCCATGAAGTTTGGCAATGCAAATACCACAAAAAGTTACAGTTTTGCTTACAACTCGACAACTTTTTAGCTGGAAAGTTGTTTTTTACAATTGATTTAAATCAATTATCTCATTTAGCGTTCTAGCTTGGCAATCACTTGTTCTAATTTGTGAGGTTCATCAAGACTTATTGTCAATTTAGCCTTTCCACTCGCTGATCGAACAATAGAAACTTTTGCCCCTAACTTTTCGCTAAGATTCTGTGATATTTGTTGAATTTCTAGGTCTTCTACCACGTTTTTCTCGTCAGATACCCCAGATAAGCACTTTTTAACAAGTTGCTCAGTTTGACGCACTGTAAGTTGTTTTTTGGCTACACGCCCTGCAATTTCGACTTGGCGCTCGCCTTCAAGCATCAATAATGCTCGTGCATGACCCATTTCTAACTGTTTTGTTTCAACAAAACGTTTAACTTGATCATCTAATTGATTCAAACGCAGTAAATTACTGACAGTTGTGCGTGATTTACCTATCACATCAGCAACTTGTTGGTGGGTTAACTTAAACTCATCTTGTAGGCGCTCTAGCGCCTGAGCTTCCTCAATAGCGTTGAGGTCTTCTCGTTGAATATTTTCAATCAACGCCATAGCGACAGCTGCTCTATCGTCTACGCGTTTAATAATACAAGGAACCTGTTTTAAGCCAGCATGACGAGCAGCTCGCCAACGGCGCTCACCAGCAATAATCTCATAGCCGCCAGTCGCTAACGGACGAACGACGATAGGCTGAATAATTCCTTGTGATTGGATTGAAGCTGATAACTCTTCAAGAGCTTCAGGAGACATGTCTTTACGTGGTTGATAAACACCTGGTTTTAAGCTTGTGATAGCAAGGTCAGTAAGATCTGCATCAGAGGACATTGCCTGACTATTGGACGCAACTTGTTGCTTTTCACGAGCCATAGAGCTGGTTGCTAACAAGGCATCCAGCCCTTTTCCTAAACCGCGTTTAGACGTGGACATGTAGATGAATTCCTTAAGTTAAATCATTATGCGGGAACTTCTTCGCGACGAAGCATCTCGCCAGCGAGCGCCAAATACGCTTTCGCGCCAGCTGAATACTTGTCATAGTACATGGCTGGTTTGCCATGACTAGGAGCCTCCGCTAAACGTACGTTTCGAGGAATCACTGTACGGTACACTTTATCACCAAAGTGTTTTTTCAGTTGATCGGAAACTTCGTTAGCTAGGCGATTACGAGGATCATACATGGTTCTTAGTAGACCCTCGATCTTTAGATTCTCATTCACAACTGCAGCAAGTTTACTGATGGTATCCATCAATGCGGTTAAGCCCTCAAGAGCAAAATACTCGCATTGCATAGGAACCAAAACCGAATCTGCAGCTGCCATGGCATTGATGGTCAGTAAGTTCAATGCTGGTGGGCAATCGATAAAGATGTAATCGTAGTTATCACGCACTGATGCTAATGCATTCTTCAGGCGCACTTCACGAGCAAACACTTCCATTAGCTTGATTTCTGCGGCAGTCACATCACCGTTCGCCGCAATCAAATCATAATTGCCCGAGGTTTTACGACATACCACATCTTCAAATGGAGCATCTTCAACCAAAAGCTCGTAAGCTGTTGCGTCAACCTGATATTTGTCGACACCGCTGGCCATGGTTGCGTTTCCTTGCGGATCCAAATCTACGACTAAAATTTTACGTTTAGTCGCAGCCATAGATGCAGCCAAGTTAATACACGTTGTTGTTTTACCAACACCACCCTTCTGGTTGGCGATTGCTACGATTTTACCCACGGTGTGCCTCGTTGTTATCCCTTGCGCGATAAGATTACAAGATGACGCTCACCTTCCAACTCAGGAACTTCCAAAGATTTGACACAGTTCACAGAACACCAGTCAGGTAACTGATCGATTTCGTCTTGAGCAACATGACCTTTCAAAGCCAAGAACAGCCCATTTTCCTGTTTTGGTAGATGGTGACACCAAGTCACCATATCTACCATAGAGGCAAACGCTCGGCTCAACACAGCATCAAAACCGTTACCCGCTTCATATTCTTCAACTCGACTTTGAACTGGAGTCACATTGGTGATCTTCAGTTCATGGATAACTTGTTTGATAAACCGAATACGTTTACCCAAGCTATCTAGTAGCACAAATTCTTTGTCTGGATTCATGATGGCAAGTGGAATACCTGGTAAACCAGGGCCAGTGCCGACATCAATGAATCGATTCCCCTCGAGAGAAGGACTCACCACGATACTATCGAGGATATGTTTCACCAACATCTCCATCGGATCTCGTACTGAGGTCAAATTGTACGCTTTATTCCATTTATTGAGGAGCTCAACATAACCAACCAATTGCTCACGTTGACGCTCAGAAACATCCAATGAAGTCTGAGCAATCAAGCTATCTAGTTTGACTCGCAACTGGGTCATTACGCTGCTTCCCCTTTCTTAAGCATACCGTTCTTTTTCAGGTGTACCAGTAAGATAGAGATTGCCGCAGGAGTAATTCCTGAAATACGTGATGCAACACCAATACTTTCTGGTTTTGCCGCATTAAGTTTCAGAACCACTTCGTTAGATAAGCCTTTTACTTGCTTATAATCCAAATCAAGAGGCAACTTAGTATTTTCATGACGCAATGATTTTTCAATTTCATCTTGCTGACGTGAAATGTAGCCTTCGTATTTCACTTGGATCTCTACTTGCTCTGCAGCTTGTACATCTTCCATTGCTGGTGCAAAAGCATCAAAAGATGTCAGCATTTCGTAGT is a window of Vibrio porteresiae DSM 19223 DNA encoding:
- the atpB gene encoding F0F1 ATP synthase subunit A; the encoded protein is MAAPGEALTPSGYIDHHLSNLSLARISEHFDLGWHISETSFWNVHIDSLFFSLFTGLVFLWIFRSVAKKATVGVPGKLQCFVEILVEFVDQNVKDTFHGRNPLIAPLALTIFCWVLLMNIMDLVPIDFLPYPAQHWLGVPYLKVVPSADVNITMAMALGVFALMIFYSIKVKGLGGFVKELALHPFNHPIMIPFNLLIEVVSLLAKPLSLGMRLFGNMFAGEVVFILIAAMLPWWLQWMGSLPWAIFHILVILIQAFVFMMLTIVYLSMAHEDQDH
- a CDS encoding F0F1 ATP synthase subunit I, translated to MVAAIARPGRELAKQLLLIQFFAVIILATGMAVVVNAEWGLSALIGGGIFVIANAVFALCAFMFGGARAAKRITASFYTGEALKILITIALFSAAYMYVQVELVPLKLAYLLALGINICAPVLFINNKKIG
- a CDS encoding ParB/RepB/Spo0J family partition protein, coding for MSTSKRGLGKGLDALLATSSMAREKQQVASNSQAMSSDADLTDLAITSLKPGVYQPRKDMSPEALEELSASIQSQGIIQPIVVRPLATGGYEIIAGERRWRAARHAGLKQVPCIIKRVDDRAAVAMALIENIQREDLNAIEEAQALERLQDEFKLTHQQVADVIGKSRTTVSNLLRLNQLDDQVKRFVETKQLEMGHARALLMLEGERQVEIAGRVAKKQLTVRQTEQLVKKCLSGVSDEKNVVEDLEIQQISQNLSEKLGAKVSIVRSASGKAKLTISLDEPHKLEQVIAKLER
- a CDS encoding ParA family protein; translation: MGKIVAIANQKGGVGKTTTCINLAASMAATKRKILVVDLDPQGNATMASGVDKYQVDATAYELLVEDAPFEDVVCRKTSGNYDLIAANGDVTAAEIKLMEVFAREVRLKNALASVRDNYDYIFIDCPPALNLLTINAMAAADSVLVPMQCEYFALEGLTALMDTISKLAAVVNENLKIEGLLRTMYDPRNRLANEVSDQLKKHFGDKVYRTVIPRNVRLAEAPSHGKPAMYYDKYSAGAKAYLALAGEMLRREEVPA
- the rsmG gene encoding 16S rRNA (guanine(527)-N(7))-methyltransferase RsmG; this encodes MTQLRVKLDSLIAQTSLDVSERQREQLVGYVELLNKWNKAYNLTSVRDPMEMLVKHILDSIVVSPSLEGNRFIDVGTGPGLPGIPLAIMNPDKEFVLLDSLGKRIRFIKQVIHELKITNVTPVQSRVEEYEAGNGFDAVLSRAFASMVDMVTWCHHLPKQENGLFLALKGHVAQDEIDQLPDWCSVNCVKSLEVPELEGERHLVILSRKG